In Treponema primitia ZAS-2, a genomic segment contains:
- a CDS encoding PucR family transcriptional regulator codes for MAMTLSPEFIAEKLQPFFRIAHYQGEKRAVISGVRFYSDNLPFFSPEDIYVIQKPEDFLGSSLKNCVLLVYSEGFILIYRQKAEEVTNSLLALFDYYNRWEAALWDAAEADNALQRMVDLSVPIFGAPIFIANIDGRVLAHNEVEDTDDTLDDLWKEIHQTNMVSLTYAGSPVLSLDNKKLEDWTTTPMLYRLIFGNVYIAANINTAGEPVATIYIEEHSRKLNPSDCEAAVVLCKVLTHVINTREDLRILTIDSILVDFIEGKKETNTMPITIGKKIPSPWKLITIRNIAAQASLTRRRRLMGIIKNMNTLNTVFLYGQEVLAIVSENQVNTFLAELLKIIVIKYYAIGISMQFAQLTELRSRYRQAIAAIDEGTSGVHDASIVAYTHLLKIAREANRDTLFQHPALQILKAYDTAHNTELYKTLFEYLYHGHNKNEAARVLFLHRNSLNYRLNKIKELTGAKFDNPDEQNFALLSFLLEEPEP; via the coding sequence ATGGCAATGACCCTAAGCCCGGAATTTATAGCTGAAAAACTTCAACCCTTTTTTAGAATTGCCCATTATCAGGGTGAAAAAAGGGCGGTCATTTCCGGGGTCCGTTTCTATTCCGACAACCTGCCCTTTTTTTCGCCGGAAGATATCTATGTCATACAGAAGCCTGAAGATTTTCTGGGAAGCTCCCTTAAAAACTGTGTCCTTTTAGTATACTCCGAGGGATTTATCCTGATATACAGGCAGAAAGCTGAGGAAGTAACCAATAGCCTGCTGGCCCTATTCGATTACTACAACCGGTGGGAAGCGGCTCTTTGGGATGCCGCCGAAGCGGATAATGCCCTGCAAAGGATGGTCGATCTCAGTGTTCCTATTTTCGGGGCTCCTATCTTTATTGCAAATATCGACGGACGTGTACTTGCCCACAATGAAGTGGAAGATACCGATGATACCCTGGATGATTTGTGGAAGGAAATACATCAAACCAATATGGTCTCCCTTACGTATGCAGGGTCACCCGTACTTTCCCTGGATAATAAAAAACTGGAGGATTGGACAACCACACCCATGCTCTACCGGCTGATATTCGGCAATGTCTATATTGCAGCAAATATAAATACTGCCGGTGAACCTGTCGCCACAATCTACATAGAAGAACATTCAAGAAAACTAAATCCCAGCGACTGCGAAGCTGCTGTGGTCCTCTGTAAAGTATTAACCCATGTGATAAATACCCGGGAGGATCTGCGGATCCTTACCATAGATTCCATTCTGGTCGATTTTATTGAAGGTAAAAAAGAGACCAATACTATGCCGATAACTATTGGCAAAAAAATCCCATCCCCATGGAAGCTGATAACCATCCGTAATATAGCAGCTCAGGCGTCTTTGACCAGAAGGCGGCGGCTGATGGGGATCATAAAAAACATGAACACACTGAATACCGTGTTCCTTTACGGTCAGGAAGTATTAGCGATTGTATCGGAAAACCAGGTGAACACTTTTCTTGCGGAGCTGCTTAAGATTATTGTGATTAAATATTATGCCATCGGCATTTCAATGCAATTTGCGCAGTTGACGGAACTCCGTTCCCGGTATCGGCAAGCCATCGCGGCCATCGATGAAGGAACCAGCGGCGTCCATGATGCTTCCATTGTTGCCTATACCCATTTGCTTAAAATCGCCCGGGAGGCCAACCGGGATACACTGTTTCAACACCCCGCCCTCCAAATACTGAAAGCCTATGATACTGCCCATAATACCGAACTCTATAAAACCCTTTTTGAATATCTGTATCACGGGCATAACAAGAATGAAGCCGCCAGGGTGCTGTTTCTCCACCGTAATTCCCTGAATTACCGGCTTAACAAGATCAAAGAACTTACCGGCGCAAAATTTGATAACCCGGATGAACAGAATTTTGCGTTACTGTCGTTTTTGTTGGAAGAGCCGGAACCCTGA
- a CDS encoding uroporphyrinogen decarboxylase family protein, which yields MANEELFNQRLKRVEDAIKLKETDQLPMIPMPSGNPYFIYNKGSHKAVYYSPEDCEEPYIKYHEEFKPDVGMGPLGQSGKANEIAQSNMIDWPGRPGTTVSDMSTYQVIERCYMEADEYDELIKDPSGFIWRKYIPRAFPGLKGLEGLSFNPAVILGLFSFASILTPPVMEALDKLKLMYEESQKHGAIANRLTQKLGELGFPPWMTGMAEAPFDIISDYFRGTAAVFEDQIECPEKIAAACEVFADIQIANLQYFRVVPMPVKRVFFPLHKGMDGFMGPKQYEELYWKPMDRIFAALLEMGVTPIIYTEGKYNSRYKFIAEQLKKYPAGSFVIHFEEGDYGEFKKAFSGIAALEGGMPLQLLDWGTKEQVVDRVKYLVDNCAAGGGFLLDTGGSMESVKYENLVAMFETARTYGKK from the coding sequence ATGGCAAACGAAGAACTTTTTAACCAGCGGCTTAAGCGGGTAGAAGATGCTATCAAGCTAAAAGAAACGGATCAGCTGCCCATGATACCCATGCCCAGCGGGAATCCCTATTTTATCTACAACAAGGGGTCCCATAAAGCAGTCTATTACAGCCCCGAGGACTGTGAGGAGCCTTATATTAAGTACCACGAGGAATTCAAGCCCGATGTAGGCATGGGACCCCTGGGCCAGAGCGGCAAGGCCAATGAGATCGCCCAGTCCAACATGATTGACTGGCCCGGACGGCCGGGGACCACTGTTTCCGATATGTCAACCTACCAGGTGATTGAACGGTGTTATATGGAAGCAGATGAGTACGATGAACTCATCAAGGATCCTTCCGGTTTTATCTGGAGAAAGTACATTCCCCGGGCCTTTCCGGGCCTCAAGGGGCTTGAAGGGCTTTCCTTTAATCCCGCAGTTATACTGGGATTGTTCTCCTTTGCATCCATCCTGACTCCCCCGGTAATGGAAGCCCTGGATAAGCTGAAGCTGATGTATGAAGAAAGTCAAAAGCATGGGGCCATTGCAAACAGGCTTACACAAAAGCTGGGCGAATTGGGATTTCCCCCCTGGATGACCGGTATGGCCGAGGCGCCCTTCGATATTATAAGCGATTATTTCCGGGGCACCGCAGCGGTGTTTGAGGATCAAATCGAATGTCCCGAAAAGATCGCCGCAGCCTGCGAAGTTTTTGCGGATATCCAGATCGCCAACCTCCAGTACTTCCGGGTAGTGCCCATGCCGGTCAAGCGGGTCTTCTTCCCCCTCCACAAGGGAATGGACGGCTTCATGGGGCCCAAGCAGTATGAAGAACTCTACTGGAAACCCATGGACAGGATCTTTGCCGCTCTGCTTGAGATGGGGGTGACCCCCATTATCTATACCGAAGGCAAGTACAACAGCCGCTATAAATTTATTGCAGAGCAGCTAAAGAAGTACCCCGCCGGGTCCTTTGTGATCCACTTTGAGGAAGGGGATTATGGGGAATTCAAAAAGGCCTTTTCCGGTATCGCCGCTCTTGAGGGAGGCATGCCCCTGCAGCTTTTGGATTGGGGTACCAAGGAGCAGGTGGTTGATCGGGTAAAGTACCTGGTGGATAACTGCGCCGCCGGCGGGGGCTTCCTCCTAGATACCGGGGGCAGTATGGAAAGCGTTAAATACGAAAATCTTGTAGCAATGTTTGAGACCGCCCGGACTTACGGGAAAAAATAG
- the recO gene encoding DNA repair protein RecO, which translates to MARLFTYSALILRVRSVGEANRDAWFLSAEEGILRATVFGGPKSKLRAYVEPYHRGDLWVYRDPVRDSRKVTDFDVQSWKPGIREAYIRSAAASAIAETVLATHGGGGNWAEAFKLVDASLEALDSADDPCCARIFIHFLWNWAEFLGVRPDPEARDNACDPPENGVPWNKPGPGALGWLRAVQDLSPVQLTRYTLDESSARQARGFVTAVMADALGKRLGTWDF; encoded by the coding sequence ATGGCTCGGCTTTTTACCTATTCAGCCCTTATTCTCCGGGTGCGATCCGTAGGTGAGGCAAACCGGGACGCATGGTTTCTCAGCGCCGAGGAAGGCATACTCCGGGCAACGGTGTTCGGGGGGCCGAAAAGCAAGCTCCGGGCCTATGTGGAGCCCTACCACCGGGGGGACCTGTGGGTTTATCGGGACCCAGTCCGGGATTCCCGGAAGGTGACCGACTTTGATGTCCAGTCCTGGAAGCCGGGCATACGGGAAGCCTATATACGTTCCGCCGCTGCTTCCGCAATCGCCGAAACCGTTCTGGCCACTCACGGCGGCGGGGGCAACTGGGCCGAGGCTTTCAAACTGGTTGACGCCTCCCTGGAAGCCCTGGACAGTGCCGATGATCCCTGCTGCGCCCGGATTTTCATCCACTTTTTATGGAATTGGGCGGAGTTTCTGGGCGTCAGGCCGGACCCGGAAGCCCGGGATAACGCTTGTGACCCCCCGGAAAATGGAGTACCATGGAACAAACCGGGGCCGGGTGCCCTGGGTTGGCTTCGGGCGGTACAGGACCTGAGCCCGGTCCAGTTGACCCGGTACACTCTGGACGAAAGTTCGGCCCGCCAGGCCAGGGGCTTTGTTACCGCCGTCATGGCGGATGCCCTGGGGAAACGGCTGGGAACCTGGGATTTTTAG
- a CDS encoding thymidine phosphorylase — translation MRAVDIIMNKRNGKELSREEIGFLIGGYVAGEIPDYQVSAWAMAVFFRGMTAKETAALTDLMLKSGASMDLSGISGPFVDKHSTGGVGDKTSLILAPIVAALGIKDPMMSGRALGHTGGTLDKLDAIPGYRSNLEPAEFRRILAKDGFAMTGQTKDIVPADRLLYALRDVTATVESIPLITASILSKKVAEGADALVFDVKFGSGAFMKDAADGEKLARSLVDTGTAMGKKIVALLTDMNEPLGNMMGNFLEVEESLDCLEGKGPADLMEVTLELAARMVVLGGKAKDASEGRRLCEQALAGGKPRELFLANIESQGGDVKKFLEMRGSYRSPVSAEIRAAKPGYIARIDAWKVGHAGVDLGVGRNRTEDAVSPTAGVQFHLKGGDKVAPGDLIMTVWARDKPGLAAALPQLEESVEYSGSAPAKRQLVLKEIG, via the coding sequence ATGCGTGCTGTAGACATAATCATGAATAAACGGAACGGGAAAGAACTCTCCCGTGAAGAAATAGGCTTTCTCATAGGCGGCTATGTGGCGGGGGAAATACCGGACTACCAGGTATCTGCCTGGGCCATGGCGGTTTTTTTCCGGGGCATGACTGCAAAGGAGACCGCCGCCCTGACGGACCTGATGCTCAAATCCGGGGCCTCCATGGACCTTTCGGGCATAAGCGGCCCCTTTGTGGACAAACATTCCACCGGAGGCGTGGGGGATAAGACCAGCCTGATCCTGGCCCCAATTGTGGCGGCCTTGGGAATAAAGGACCCCATGATGTCCGGCCGGGCCCTAGGCCATACCGGGGGCACCCTGGACAAACTGGACGCCATTCCCGGCTACCGCAGCAACCTGGAGCCTGCGGAATTCCGCCGCATCCTTGCCAAGGACGGCTTTGCCATGACCGGGCAGACTAAGGACATAGTTCCCGCTGACCGGCTGCTCTACGCCCTGCGGGATGTGACCGCCACGGTGGAGTCCATCCCCCTGATCACCGCCAGCATCCTTTCAAAAAAGGTGGCGGAAGGGGCGGACGCCCTGGTCTTTGACGTTAAATTCGGATCCGGCGCCTTTATGAAGGATGCCGCTGACGGCGAAAAGCTCGCTCGGTCCCTGGTGGACACCGGGACCGCTATGGGGAAAAAGATCGTCGCCCTGCTCACGGACATGAACGAGCCCCTGGGGAACATGATGGGCAATTTCCTGGAAGTGGAGGAAAGCCTGGACTGCCTGGAAGGCAAGGGCCCGGCGGATCTGATGGAGGTGACCCTGGAACTGGCCGCCCGTATGGTGGTGCTCGGCGGCAAGGCTAAGGACGCCTCTGAAGGCCGGCGGCTCTGTGAGCAGGCCCTGGCCGGGGGCAAGCCCCGGGAACTGTTCCTGGCCAACATAGAAAGCCAGGGCGGGGATGTGAAGAAGTTTCTGGAAATGCGGGGCAGCTACCGTTCCCCGGTGAGTGCGGAAATCAGGGCGGCAAAGCCGGGGTATATCGCCCGGATTGACGCCTGGAAGGTGGGCCACGCCGGGGTGGACCTGGGTGTGGGCCGGAACCGTACGGAAGACGCGGTCAGCCCCACCGCCGGGGTCCAGTTTCACCTGAAAGGGGGCGACAAAGTTGCCCCAGGGGACCTGATCATGACCGTATGGGCCCGGGATAAACCGGGACTTGCGGCGGCCCTGCCCCAGCTTGAGGAATCGGTGGAGTACTCCGGTTCCGCCCCGGCGAAGCGGCAGTTAGTATTGAAGGAAATAGGATAA
- the recJ gene encoding single-stranded-DNA-specific exonuclease RecJ: MNWEKKSIPPELVKELSERYGCDFLTASVLARRGITGGEDIRYFLEDDPRHLRNPFELPGMEAAVERILGAKEEGEKVLVFGDRDVDGITSTAMVSSFLTGQGIDLRWRLPQGDEPYGLSMKAVEEFAADGGTLIITVDCGISNLEEVEKANELGIDVIITDHHNPQEELPQAYTIVNPKLKNSAYPFRDLAGCGVAYKLVSALRFALKSHFFAQPVCLLNTRPSNDSYIIEIVKLRNLAETDRLIETVVPGMVGITETRLPAFLEGQQILAWDVALQKKTLAKIFGSGFEIYMLDLAPEVAKQIPQTGGKSLLRLKEISRIAKYAENSPGELDIFVNLFTSFVQKKEGHFTPEDSADLQLAALGTIADIMPLRDENRIIVRRGLASMLEKPRPGLSDLLFKLGLSGRRFGTSEMSWQLCPPINATGRMGCPDKAAALLLADDPAERDRLAGEIVALNEDRKKLGAENWAVVEPLARESLERLGGKFVLAAGEGIYRGVTGIMANRLVNQFKVPALVAAFGEETLSGSLRSARGYDLTSLMEQNADLFLDWGGHDFAAGFSMVRANWEPFLERLGSITANLELGEETDEETLSVDAEFDAPRVGKFLTPELFGLVDRFEPYGEENVALSFLARGLKITDIQLMGKPEAKHVKLTLDTGKHKWPAMYWQAVDKVNRDFALNDRVDLVFTLNRNWFNGTETPQLIVTDLKRAASGD, translated from the coding sequence ATGAATTGGGAAAAGAAAAGCATACCCCCGGAACTGGTAAAGGAACTCTCTGAGCGCTACGGCTGCGACTTTTTAACCGCCTCCGTTCTGGCGCGCCGGGGGATTACCGGGGGCGAAGACATACGGTACTTTCTTGAGGACGATCCCCGGCATCTGCGAAACCCCTTTGAGCTGCCCGGCATGGAAGCTGCGGTGGAACGCATCCTGGGCGCAAAGGAAGAGGGCGAAAAGGTGTTGGTCTTCGGCGACCGGGACGTGGACGGCATCACCAGTACGGCCATGGTCAGCTCTTTTTTGACCGGACAGGGCATAGACCTGAGATGGCGGCTTCCCCAGGGGGATGAGCCCTACGGCCTTTCCATGAAGGCGGTGGAGGAATTTGCCGCAGACGGGGGCACCCTGATTATCACCGTGGATTGCGGCATCTCGAACCTTGAGGAAGTTGAAAAGGCCAATGAGTTGGGCATTGATGTGATCATCACGGACCATCATAACCCTCAGGAAGAACTTCCCCAGGCGTATACCATCGTGAACCCGAAACTGAAAAATTCCGCCTACCCTTTCCGGGACCTGGCGGGCTGCGGGGTGGCCTATAAACTGGTATCCGCCCTGCGCTTCGCCCTAAAAAGCCATTTCTTCGCCCAGCCCGTATGCCTCCTCAACACCCGGCCCTCCAACGATTCCTACATCATCGAAATAGTAAAACTGCGGAACCTTGCGGAGACAGACCGGCTCATAGAAACAGTAGTGCCCGGTATGGTGGGGATCACCGAAACCCGGCTGCCCGCCTTTCTGGAAGGCCAGCAGATCCTGGCCTGGGATGTGGCCTTGCAAAAAAAGACCCTGGCAAAAATCTTCGGCTCCGGTTTTGAAATTTATATGCTTGACCTGGCCCCGGAAGTGGCAAAACAGATACCCCAAACCGGGGGAAAGAGCCTGCTCCGGCTGAAGGAAATTTCCCGGATCGCCAAATACGCGGAAAATTCTCCCGGGGAGCTGGATATCTTTGTTAACCTCTTCACTTCCTTTGTACAGAAAAAGGAGGGCCACTTCACCCCCGAGGACAGCGCGGACCTCCAGCTCGCCGCCCTGGGAACCATCGCGGACATCATGCCCCTGCGTGATGAAAACCGCATCATAGTCCGCCGGGGCCTGGCCTCCATGCTGGAAAAGCCCCGGCCGGGGCTTTCGGACCTGCTGTTCAAACTGGGCCTTTCTGGGCGGCGCTTCGGGACCAGCGAAATGTCCTGGCAGCTCTGCCCGCCCATCAACGCCACCGGCCGCATGGGCTGCCCTGATAAGGCCGCAGCATTACTGCTGGCGGATGACCCGGCGGAACGGGACCGGCTAGCTGGGGAAATCGTCGCCCTGAACGAGGACCGGAAAAAGCTGGGCGCCGAAAACTGGGCCGTGGTGGAGCCCCTGGCCCGGGAAAGCCTGGAACGCTTGGGGGGCAAATTTGTCCTCGCTGCCGGAGAAGGCATCTACCGGGGGGTCACGGGGATCATGGCAAACCGCCTGGTGAACCAGTTTAAGGTCCCCGCCCTGGTGGCAGCCTTTGGCGAAGAAACCCTCTCAGGCTCCCTCCGATCCGCTCGGGGCTACGACCTTACCTCTCTTATGGAACAAAACGCGGACCTCTTCCTCGACTGGGGGGGCCACGACTTTGCCGCAGGGTTCAGCATGGTACGGGCCAACTGGGAACCCTTTCTGGAGCGCCTTGGGAGCATCACCGCAAATTTGGAATTAGGGGAAGAGACCGATGAGGAAACCCTTTCGGTGGATGCGGAATTCGACGCCCCCAGGGTGGGAAAATTCCTGACACCGGAACTGTTCGGCCTGGTTGACCGCTTTGAACCCTACGGCGAAGAAAACGTTGCCCTTAGCTTCCTGGCCCGGGGTCTCAAGATAACGGACATCCAGCTCATGGGAAAGCCCGAAGCCAAACACGTCAAGCTCACTCTGGATACGGGAAAGCACAAGTGGCCCGCTATGTACTGGCAGGCGGTGGATAAGGTGAACCGGGACTTCGCCCTGAATGACCGGGTAGATTTAGTGTTCACCCTGAACCGGAACTGGTTTAATGGGACCGAGACGCCCCAGCTGATTGTGACAGATTTGAAGCGGGCGGCTTCCGGGGACTGA
- a CDS encoding M23 family metallopeptidase: MKALRWFGKNPLPGLPVLLLLLMAGFAGCSTASKETATISEPSSDPAAETGDSGEEAQDLSPVQEKPPFLRRIALIPGEVHPGEPLTVAYVPPTPRANEPLPDQAPLAIGTLPPGDDEPPPAAASAPHYRAVLRNAQGQRLTRAEFFPLEGTGPVLIAILAVPSTAAPGIASILVEESSAALEEIPITIADREFAAEIIDLDQRNTSIRTEPDPQKTLESDQLWAIINSTGGEIFSESTFAPPVSSTRRTSFYGDRRVYRYVTGKTDTAIHAGVDYGVPTGTPVSACADGRVVLARFRISTGNSVILEHLPGVYSIYYHMDSIAVAEGAMVKSGELLGESGFTGLATGPHLHWEIRVSGENADPDAFTLRPVLDKQAILSKLEESENP; the protein is encoded by the coding sequence ATGAAAGCCCTCCGCTGGTTCGGCAAAAACCCCCTTCCCGGCCTCCCGGTTCTCCTGCTGCTCCTCATGGCGGGCTTTGCCGGGTGTTCCACCGCCAGCAAAGAAACGGCGACAATTTCAGAACCCTCCTCTGACCCGGCTGCCGAAACCGGGGACTCAGGTGAAGAAGCGCAGGACCTCTCTCCGGTTCAGGAAAAGCCGCCCTTCCTCCGGCGCATCGCCCTTATCCCCGGTGAAGTCCACCCCGGGGAGCCGCTCACCGTTGCCTATGTGCCGCCGACCCCCCGGGCTAACGAGCCGCTCCCGGACCAGGCGCCCCTAGCTATTGGGACTCTGCCCCCGGGCGACGACGAGCCGCCCCCGGCCGCTGCCTCTGCGCCCCACTACCGGGCGGTACTGCGTAATGCCCAGGGGCAACGGCTTACCCGGGCGGAATTTTTCCCCCTGGAAGGGACAGGCCCCGTGCTGATAGCCATACTGGCGGTTCCCTCCACCGCAGCGCCGGGAATCGCGTCTATCCTGGTTGAAGAAAGCAGCGCGGCCCTGGAGGAAATTCCCATTACCATCGCGGACCGGGAATTTGCCGCTGAAATAATCGATCTGGACCAGCGGAACACCAGCATACGCACCGAGCCGGACCCTCAGAAAACCCTCGAATCCGACCAGCTCTGGGCTATCATCAATTCGACGGGTGGGGAAATCTTTAGCGAAAGCACCTTTGCGCCGCCGGTAAGCTCTACCCGCAGGACCAGCTTTTACGGGGACCGCCGGGTGTACCGCTATGTGACCGGGAAAACCGACACCGCCATCCACGCCGGAGTTGACTACGGGGTGCCCACGGGGACTCCGGTCAGCGCCTGCGCCGATGGCAGGGTGGTGCTGGCCCGGTTCCGCATCTCCACAGGTAATTCGGTGATCCTGGAACACTTGCCCGGGGTCTACTCCATCTATTACCACATGGACAGCATAGCCGTAGCGGAAGGGGCCATGGTGAAAAGCGGGGAATTATTGGGCGAATCGGGCTTTACCGGCCTGGCCACCGGGCCTCACCTTCACTGGGAAATCCGGGTATCCGGGGAAAATGCCGACCCCGACGCCTTTACCCTCCGGCCTGTCCTTGACAAGCAGGCCATTTTAAGTAAACTGGAAGAATCAGAAAATCCGTAA
- the rpsU gene encoding 30S ribosomal protein S21, with the protein MAHIIVDDNEMLKKAIKRFKRMVEKEGIIREYKKREYYEKPSTILNRKKKAIQRKLLKKSRKGKSDY; encoded by the coding sequence TTGGCGCATATCATCGTAGATGATAATGAGATGCTGAAAAAAGCTATCAAGCGGTTCAAACGCATGGTGGAAAAGGAAGGCATCATTCGGGAATATAAAAAGCGGGAATATTACGAAAAACCCTCCACTATCCTCAACCGGAAGAAAAAGGCTATTCAGCGGAAGCTGCTTAAAAAGTCCCGGAAAGGCAAGTCGGACTATTAA
- a CDS encoding phosphodiester glycosidase family protein: MTHPGLEFVVNSGETVGSIPATTVSSFVREYGCIAGINTGPFSPVSANVEEERTIIGISINNGILSAPAVPGYDALVLYTTGEAAIVSQATLTDPESLTDIRSAVGGFSEVLRDGAVTKKTLARNGPRHPRSAAGISADAKVLYLLAIDGRQLRSIGATEEEIALILKQLGAAQGLNFDGGGSTALALRYSDGKVRTANNPIHGKEREVATCLGIRVVE, from the coding sequence ATGACCCATCCGGGCCTGGAATTTGTGGTAAATTCCGGGGAAACGGTGGGCAGCATCCCCGCTACTACTGTCTCAAGTTTTGTCCGGGAATACGGCTGCATTGCGGGGATAAACACCGGCCCCTTCAGCCCGGTTTCAGCGAATGTGGAGGAGGAACGGACCATCATCGGGATAAGCATAAACAATGGGATCCTGAGCGCCCCGGCGGTTCCCGGGTATGATGCCCTGGTTTTGTACACCACCGGAGAAGCGGCCATAGTCAGCCAGGCTACACTAACTGACCCGGAATCCCTGACAGACATCCGCAGTGCCGTTGGGGGCTTCAGCGAAGTACTGCGGGACGGCGCGGTAACAAAAAAAACCCTGGCCCGCAACGGCCCCCGGCATCCCCGAAGCGCCGCAGGAATTTCTGCCGACGCGAAGGTACTTTACCTTCTGGCCATTGACGGCCGGCAACTGCGCAGTATTGGTGCAACTGAAGAAGAAATCGCCCTGATCTTGAAACAACTGGGCGCGGCCCAGGGGCTAAACTTTGACGGGGGCGGATCCACTGCCCTAGCCCTGCGTTACAGCGATGGAAAGGTCAGGACGGCAAACAACCCCATCCACGGGAAGGAACGGGAGGTCGCCACATGCCTGGGGATACGGGTTGTGGAGTGA
- a CDS encoding CsgG/HfaB family protein, translating to MKKLSLLCILLFCGFLAYAQQAMILDDAILDAVDFFVSDLPSGSTIVVTNFEAENKELSDFIIQELLVAFSNTKRVKVVERSRLELLQSELNFNMSGSVSDETVQGIGRMMGAQILFSGSIGQYRDMYRMRVQAIVIETAEVIGIRTINIKYDPTLTGLLGRINPADAWKYQWLYTGFGLGYAEPFVQPEGVDFFSDLHMAFSLYAQFQPVDIFGIALGIYGDTYVGPVFSVLPTLTIRPSAFEIDLFFGAGIPLIRFENVVFMVGLRGGYKVGPGTMYTELLANGGPREYQDNHGKTHGTGFGVLNISLGYQMGFGQRKK from the coding sequence ATGAAAAAGTTGAGTTTATTGTGCATTTTATTGTTTTGCGGCTTTTTGGCTTATGCACAACAAGCCATGATACTGGATGACGCAATTCTGGATGCTGTAGATTTTTTCGTATCAGACTTACCCTCAGGATCGACCATTGTGGTTACAAATTTTGAGGCAGAAAATAAAGAGCTTTCTGATTTTATCATTCAGGAGCTGTTGGTTGCTTTTTCCAATACAAAAAGAGTAAAGGTTGTGGAAAGGAGCCGTTTGGAACTGTTGCAATCCGAATTGAATTTTAACATGAGTGGATCTGTGAGCGATGAAACCGTCCAGGGTATTGGCCGAATGATGGGTGCCCAAATTTTGTTTTCCGGTTCTATTGGCCAGTACCGTGATATGTACCGTATGCGAGTTCAGGCGATTGTTATAGAAACCGCCGAGGTAATAGGGATCAGAACAATAAATATAAAGTATGATCCCACCTTGACCGGATTATTGGGAAGAATAAACCCTGCGGATGCCTGGAAATATCAATGGCTTTATACGGGATTTGGTCTTGGTTATGCTGAACCTTTTGTACAGCCCGAGGGTGTTGATTTTTTTTCAGATTTACATATGGCATTTTCACTTTATGCGCAGTTTCAACCTGTTGATATATTTGGTATTGCCTTGGGTATTTACGGAGATACGTATGTAGGGCCAGTTTTTTCCGTATTGCCAACATTAACAATACGGCCTTCTGCGTTTGAAATAGACCTGTTTTTTGGAGCAGGGATACCGCTAATACGCTTTGAGAATGTAGTATTTATGGTAGGATTGAGAGGCGGTTATAAAGTTGGACCTGGAACAATGTATACTGAATTGCTCGCAAATGGCGGTCCACGTGAATATCAAGATAATCATGGTAAAACACACGGGACCGGATTTGGGGTTCTTAATATTTCGTTAGGGTATCAAATGGGTTTTGGCCAAAGGAAAAAATAA